One region of Streptomyces sp. NBC_00442 genomic DNA includes:
- a CDS encoding alpha-ketoacid dehydrogenase subunit beta — protein MAVQKLPIAKAINESLRKAMETDPKVLIMGEDVGKLGGVFRVTDGLFKDFGEDRVIDTPLAESGIVGTAIGLALRGYRPVVEIQFDGFVFPAYDQIVTQLAKMHARALGKIKLPVVVRIPYGGGIGAVEHHSESPEALFAHVAGLKVVSPSNASDAYWMMQQAIQSDDPIIFFEPKRRYWDKGEVDTDAIPGALHKARTVRDGSDLTLVAYGPMVKVCLEAAAAAQEEGKSIEVVDLRSMSPIDFDAVQASVERTRRLVVVHEAPVFYGAGAEIAARITERCFYHLEAPVLRVGGYHAPYPPARLEEEYLPGLDRVLDAVDRSLAY, from the coding sequence ATGGCCGTACAGAAGTTGCCGATCGCCAAGGCGATCAACGAATCGCTGCGCAAGGCGATGGAGACCGACCCCAAGGTCCTGATCATGGGCGAGGACGTCGGCAAGCTCGGCGGTGTCTTCCGGGTCACCGACGGTCTCTTCAAGGACTTCGGCGAGGACCGGGTCATCGACACCCCGCTCGCCGAGTCCGGCATCGTCGGCACCGCGATCGGCCTGGCCCTGCGCGGCTACCGGCCCGTCGTGGAGATCCAGTTCGACGGGTTCGTCTTCCCCGCGTACGACCAGATCGTCACGCAGCTCGCGAAGATGCACGCCCGCGCGCTCGGCAAGATCAAGCTGCCGGTCGTCGTGCGCATCCCCTACGGCGGCGGCATCGGCGCGGTCGAGCACCACAGCGAGTCGCCCGAGGCGCTGTTCGCGCACGTGGCCGGCTTGAAGGTGGTCAGCCCGTCCAACGCGTCCGACGCGTACTGGATGATGCAGCAGGCCATCCAGTCCGACGACCCCATCATTTTCTTCGAGCCCAAGCGCCGCTACTGGGACAAGGGCGAAGTCGACACGGACGCCATTCCGGGTGCGCTGCACAAGGCCCGTACGGTGCGCGACGGTTCGGACCTGACCCTCGTGGCGTACGGGCCGATGGTGAAGGTGTGCCTGGAAGCCGCGGCAGCCGCGCAGGAAGAGGGCAAGTCGATCGAGGTCGTGGACCTGCGCTCGATGTCCCCGATCGACTTCGACGCCGTCCAGGCCTCCGTCGAGCGGACCCGCCGCCTGGTCGTGGTCCACGAGGCGCCGGTCTTCTACGGCGCCGGAGCCGAGATCGCCGCCCGGATCACCGAGCGCTGCTTCTACCACCTGGAGGCCCCGGTGCTCCGGGTCGGCGGCTACCACGCCCCGTACCCGCCGGCGCGCCTGGAGGAGGAGTACCTGCCGGGTCTCGACCGGGTGCTCGACGCCGTCGACCGCTCGCTGGCGTACTGA
- a CDS encoding dihydrolipoamide acetyltransferase family protein: protein MTTMTENAARFREFKMPDVGEGLTEAEILKWYVQPGDTVTDGQVVCEVETAKAAVELPIPYDGVVRSLHFDEGVTVDVGTAIITVDVAPGTEEPPAAEPAAPAVTAEAAEEEAPKGRQPVLVGYGVSEASTKRRPRKGASVPEQAPAEALRAVQTELNGQAPAPARPLAKPPVRKLAKDLGIDLATVVPSGPDGVVTREDVHAAAAPAAEAAPVSRETTPAPAAAVQTGDTRETRIPVKGVRKATAQAMIGSAFTAPHVTEFVTVDVTRTMKLVEELKADKDMAGLRVNPLLLIAKALLVAIKRNPDVNASWDEANQEIVLKHYVNLGIAAATPRGLIVPNIKDAHAKTLPQLAESLGELVATAREGKTSPAAMSGGTVTITNVGVFGVDTGTPILNPGESAILAVGAIKLQPWVHKGKVKPRQVTTLALSFDHRLVDGELGSKVLADVAAVLERPKRLITWA, encoded by the coding sequence GTGACGACAATGACTGAGAACGCAGCCCGCTTCCGCGAGTTCAAGATGCCGGACGTCGGCGAGGGACTCACCGAGGCGGAAATCCTCAAGTGGTACGTGCAGCCCGGTGACACCGTCACCGACGGCCAGGTGGTGTGCGAGGTCGAGACCGCGAAGGCGGCCGTCGAGCTCCCCATCCCCTACGACGGTGTGGTGCGCTCGCTCCACTTCGACGAGGGCGTGACCGTGGACGTGGGCACGGCGATCATCACCGTGGACGTGGCCCCGGGCACCGAGGAGCCCCCGGCCGCCGAGCCCGCGGCCCCTGCCGTGACGGCCGAGGCCGCCGAGGAGGAGGCACCCAAGGGCCGCCAGCCCGTCCTCGTCGGCTACGGCGTCTCCGAGGCCTCCACCAAGCGCCGCCCGCGCAAGGGTGCCTCCGTCCCCGAGCAGGCCCCGGCCGAGGCCCTGCGCGCCGTGCAGACCGAGCTGAACGGCCAGGCCCCCGCGCCGGCCCGCCCGCTCGCCAAGCCTCCGGTGCGCAAGCTCGCCAAGGACCTCGGCATCGACCTCGCCACCGTGGTGCCGAGCGGCCCCGACGGCGTCGTCACCCGCGAGGACGTGCACGCGGCCGCGGCGCCCGCGGCCGAGGCGGCCCCTGTTTCACGTGAAACAACTCCCGCTCCGGCTGCGGCCGTCCAGACCGGCGACACCCGCGAGACGCGGATCCCGGTCAAGGGGGTCCGCAAGGCGACCGCGCAGGCCATGATCGGTTCGGCGTTCACCGCGCCGCACGTCACGGAGTTCGTGACGGTCGACGTGACGCGGACGATGAAGCTCGTCGAGGAGCTGAAGGCCGACAAGGACATGGCGGGCCTGCGGGTCAACCCGCTGCTCCTGATCGCCAAGGCGCTCCTGGTCGCGATCAAGCGCAACCCGGACGTCAACGCGTCGTGGGACGAGGCGAACCAGGAGATCGTGCTCAAGCACTACGTGAACCTGGGCATCGCGGCCGCCACCCCGCGCGGTCTCATCGTCCCGAACATCAAGGACGCCCACGCCAAGACCCTGCCGCAACTGGCCGAGTCGCTGGGCGAGTTGGTGGCGACGGCCCGCGAGGGCAAGACGTCGCCGGCGGCGATGTCGGGCGGCACGGTGACCATCACCAACGTCGGCGTGTTCGGCGTGGACACCGGGACCCCGATCCTCAACCCGGGCGAGTCCGCGATCCTCGCGGTCGGTGCCATCAAGCTCCAGCCGTGGGTCCACAAGGGCAAGGTCAAGCCGCGCCAGGTGACCACGCTGGCGCTCTCCTTCGACCACCGCCTGGTCGACGGCGAGCTCGGCTCGAAGGTGCTCGCCGATGTGGCGGCCGTCCTGGAGCGCCCCAAGCGCCTCATCACCTGGGCGTGA
- a CDS encoding GntR family transcriptional regulator → MPSAPAPATKRPPAADRVYMHVKQAVLDRRYEGGTLLTEGELAEAVGVSRTPVREALLKLEVEGLIKLYPKKGALVLAVSAQETADVVETRLLVEEFAVRRAVPAPERLVVRLQELLAEQKEQAAVGDLAALAVSDRCFHAEIVRNAGNEILARLYDQMRDRQLRMGVAVMHAQPDRVAKNIAEHEEMLAAIRDGDGERAAHCVRQHLSWVKVLVRGDDR, encoded by the coding sequence ATGCCTTCCGCCCCCGCCCCCGCCACCAAGCGGCCGCCCGCCGCCGACCGCGTCTACATGCACGTCAAGCAGGCGGTGCTCGACCGCCGTTACGAGGGCGGCACGCTGCTCACCGAGGGCGAGCTGGCCGAGGCCGTCGGGGTGTCGCGGACGCCGGTGCGCGAGGCGCTGCTCAAGCTCGAAGTGGAAGGGCTGATCAAGCTCTATCCGAAGAAGGGCGCCCTCGTGCTCGCCGTCTCCGCGCAGGAGACGGCCGACGTCGTCGAAACCCGCCTGCTCGTCGAGGAGTTCGCGGTGCGCCGGGCCGTGCCCGCGCCGGAGCGTCTCGTCGTGCGGCTCCAGGAACTGCTCGCCGAGCAGAAGGAACAGGCGGCCGTCGGCGACCTGGCGGCGCTCGCGGTCTCCGACCGGTGCTTCCACGCCGAGATCGTGCGCAACGCGGGCAACGAGATCCTGGCCCGGCTCTACGACCAGATGCGCGACCGTCAGCTGCGGATGGGCGTCGCCGTCATGCACGCCCAGCCCGACCGCGTCGCCAAGAACATCGCCGAGCACGAGGAGATGCTGGCCGCGATCAGGGACGGCGACGGCGAGCGTGCCGCGCACTGCGTGCGCCAGCACCTGAGCTGGGTCAAGGTCCTGGTCAGGGGGGACGACCGATGA
- a CDS encoding MFS transporter gives MSSAALPVPRPLGGRRAAFVWGIGVGVYFVAVIFRTSLGVAGLDAAERFHVNASALSTFSILQLLVYAGMQIPVGLMVDRLGTKKVLVLGTVLFTVGQLGFALSPSYATALASRALLGCGDAMTFISVLRLGSRWFPAKHGPMIGQVAALFGMAGNLVSTLVIARALHGVGWTQTFAGSSLAGVVVLVLLLLFLRDHPEGHEPPPAHHAGAAFVRRQIAESWREPGTRLGMWVHFTTQFPAMVFLLLWGMPFLVEAQGLDRGTAGGLLTLVVLSNMVVGLVYGQLIARHHAARLPLALGTVGATALLWAATIAYPGTHAPMWLLVTLCLVLGACGPASMIGFDFSRPANPPERQGTASGITNMGGFIASMTTLLAVGVLLDATGDNYRVAFSSVFFLEALGLTQILRLRARAQRRERDRLVASRVEAVHVPV, from the coding sequence ATGAGTTCTGCCGCACTGCCCGTACCACGGCCGCTGGGCGGACGCCGGGCCGCGTTCGTGTGGGGCATAGGCGTCGGCGTCTACTTCGTCGCCGTCATCTTCCGCACCTCGCTCGGCGTCGCCGGCCTGGACGCCGCCGAGCGCTTCCACGTCAACGCCTCGGCCCTGTCCACCTTCTCCATACTCCAGCTGCTCGTGTACGCCGGCATGCAGATACCCGTCGGCCTCATGGTCGACCGGCTCGGCACCAAGAAGGTCCTGGTGCTCGGGACCGTCCTGTTCACCGTCGGACAGCTCGGCTTCGCCCTGTCCCCCTCGTACGCCACCGCGCTCGCCTCCCGGGCGCTGCTCGGCTGCGGCGACGCGATGACCTTCATCAGCGTGCTGCGGCTCGGCTCGCGCTGGTTCCCCGCCAAACACGGCCCGATGATCGGGCAGGTCGCCGCGCTGTTCGGGATGGCGGGCAACCTGGTGTCCACCCTCGTCATCGCGCGCGCCCTGCACGGCGTCGGCTGGACGCAGACCTTCGCGGGCAGCTCGCTCGCCGGTGTCGTCGTCCTGGTCCTGCTGCTGCTCTTCCTGCGCGACCACCCCGAGGGCCACGAACCGCCGCCCGCCCACCACGCCGGAGCCGCGTTCGTACGCCGCCAGATCGCCGAGTCGTGGCGCGAACCCGGCACGCGGCTCGGAATGTGGGTGCACTTCACCACGCAGTTCCCCGCGATGGTGTTCCTGCTGCTGTGGGGCATGCCGTTCCTCGTCGAGGCGCAGGGCCTCGACCGCGGGACGGCCGGCGGACTGCTGACCCTCGTGGTGCTCTCCAACATGGTCGTGGGCCTGGTGTACGGGCAGCTCATAGCCCGCCACCACGCGGCCCGGCTGCCCCTGGCGCTCGGCACCGTAGGAGCGACCGCGCTCCTGTGGGCCGCCACCATCGCGTATCCCGGAACGCACGCGCCGATGTGGCTGCTCGTCACCCTGTGCCTGGTGCTCGGCGCGTGCGGGCCCGCCTCGATGATCGGCTTCGACTTCTCGCGCCCCGCCAACCCGCCCGAACGTCAGGGCACCGCGTCCGGCATCACCAACATGGGCGGCTTCATCGCCTCCATGACGACGCTGCTCGCGGTGGGCGTGCTGCTCGACGCGACCGGGGACAACTACCGGGTCGCGTTCTCCTCGGTGTTCTTCCTGGAGGCGCTGGGCCTCACCCAGATCCTGCGCCTGCGGGCCCGCGCCCAACGCCGTGAGCGGGACCGGCTGGTGGCGAGCAGGGTGGAAGCGGTGCACGTGCCGGTGTAG
- a CDS encoding maleylpyruvate isomerase family mycothiol-dependent enzyme, producing MTVHPSLQTYADAWTHSIEAISELVQPLVEGEWNRATPCPNWSVRDIVSHIIGMECEQLGDPRPIHTLPRDLFHVQTEFARYMEMQVDVRRHHTAPEMTSELEYTVIRRARQLRNENRDPETKVRAPLGAEQTLELALRMRAFDVWVHEQDLRWALNRPGNLDSPGAYVARDVLLSALPKVVAKNAGAPASSAVVFDVHGPLEFLRTVRIDADGRGTVDGAPSLGPLVTLAMDWETFVRLACGRVRPHAVADRVKAEGDQALADAILREFAVTP from the coding sequence GTGACCGTCCATCCCAGCCTTCAGACCTACGCCGATGCCTGGACCCACTCCATCGAGGCGATATCGGAGCTGGTGCAACCGCTCGTCGAGGGCGAGTGGAACCGTGCGACACCCTGCCCCAACTGGTCGGTGCGCGACATCGTGTCGCACATCATCGGCATGGAGTGCGAGCAGCTGGGCGACCCGAGGCCGATCCACACCCTGCCGCGCGACCTCTTCCACGTGCAGACCGAGTTCGCTCGCTACATGGAGATGCAGGTGGATGTGCGCCGGCACCACACGGCGCCGGAGATGACGTCCGAGCTGGAGTACACGGTCATTCGCCGGGCGCGTCAGCTGCGCAACGAGAACCGGGACCCCGAGACCAAGGTGCGCGCCCCTCTCGGCGCCGAGCAGACCCTGGAACTCGCGCTGCGGATGCGGGCGTTCGACGTGTGGGTGCACGAGCAGGATCTGCGCTGGGCCCTCAACAGGCCGGGGAACCTGGACTCGCCGGGTGCGTACGTGGCGCGCGACGTCCTGCTGAGCGCGCTGCCCAAGGTCGTGGCGAAGAACGCGGGCGCCCCGGCGAGCTCCGCGGTCGTCTTCGACGTTCACGGCCCGCTGGAGTTCCTGCGTACGGTGCGCATCGACGCGGACGGGCGTGGCACCGTCGACGGCGCGCCCTCGCTCGGCCCGCTGGTCACCCTCGCCATGGACTGGGAGACCTTCGTGCGGCTCGCGTGCGGCCGGGTGCGCCCGCACGCCGTCGCCGACCGTGTGAAGGCGGAGGGCGACCAGGCGCTGGCCGACGCCATCCTGCGGGAGTTCGCGGTCACGCCGTAG
- a CDS encoding carbon-nitrogen family hydrolase yields the protein MRASLIQIDVNPDESVNSRRRRVGSLVREQRDSDLVVLPELWTVGAFAYELFADEAETLRGTTAQAMSEAARDAGIWLHAGSIPERGEDGALYNTSLVFSPDGALAHTYRKIHRFGFDKGEAVLMGAGDRLVTVPLPELTLGLSTCYDLRFPELFRGLIDAGAQALVVSAGWPERRRAHWTLLARARAVENQAYVLACGTAGTHAGVEQAGHSVVVDPWGDVLCEAGPGEEILTADLDPAKVAETREVFPALKDRVL from the coding sequence GTGCGCGCTTCGCTCATCCAGATCGATGTAAACCCCGATGAATCCGTCAATTCCCGCCGCCGGCGCGTGGGTTCACTGGTGCGGGAGCAACGGGACAGCGACCTGGTCGTGCTCCCCGAGCTGTGGACGGTGGGCGCCTTCGCCTACGAACTCTTCGCGGACGAGGCGGAGACGCTGCGCGGCACCACGGCGCAGGCGATGTCCGAGGCGGCCCGCGACGCCGGGATCTGGCTGCACGCCGGGTCGATTCCGGAGCGGGGCGAGGACGGCGCGCTCTACAACACCTCCCTCGTGTTCTCGCCCGACGGCGCGCTCGCTCACACCTACCGCAAGATCCACCGCTTCGGCTTCGACAAGGGCGAGGCGGTCCTGATGGGCGCGGGCGACCGGCTCGTCACGGTGCCGCTGCCCGAGCTGACGCTCGGCCTGTCCACCTGCTACGACCTGCGCTTCCCCGAACTGTTCCGCGGCCTGATCGACGCGGGCGCCCAGGCGCTCGTCGTCTCGGCGGGCTGGCCCGAGCGCCGCCGCGCCCACTGGACGCTGCTCGCGCGGGCCCGCGCGGTCGAGAACCAGGCGTACGTGCTGGCCTGTGGCACGGCGGGGACGCACGCGGGGGTGGAGCAGGCGGGACACAGCGTCGTCGTCGACCCTTGGGGCGACGTGCTCTGCGAGGCGGGGCCGGGCGAGGAGATCCTGACCGCCGACCTCGACCCGGCGAAGGTCGCCGAGACCCGGGAGGTCTTCCCGGCCCTCAAGGACAGGGTGCTGTGA
- a CDS encoding LURP-one-related/scramblase family protein, with product MKYLVRDKIFAIGDDYWIETEDGRQAFLADGKALRLRDTLELKNPSGRVLITLRKKMFALRDTMTIERDDQALATVRRKRLSLLRNHYRVNLVEGTELDVTGKILDREFTVEYEGELLAHVSRKWFRIHETYAVNVVREDADAALMIAVVISVIRMDERERGHDD from the coding sequence ATGAAATACCTCGTGCGGGACAAGATCTTCGCCATCGGCGACGACTACTGGATCGAGACCGAGGACGGGCGTCAGGCCTTCCTCGCCGACGGCAAGGCGCTGCGGCTGCGCGACACGCTGGAACTGAAGAACCCGTCGGGGCGGGTGCTGATCACGCTCCGGAAGAAGATGTTCGCCCTGCGGGACACGATGACCATCGAGCGGGACGACCAGGCGCTGGCCACGGTCCGCCGCAAACGGCTCTCGCTGCTGCGCAACCACTACCGGGTGAACCTGGTGGAGGGCACGGAGCTCGACGTCACGGGCAAGATCCTGGACCGCGAGTTCACGGTCGAGTACGAGGGTGAGCTGCTGGCGCACGTCTCGCGCAAGTGGTTCCGGATCCACGAGACGTACGCGGTCAACGTCGTACGGGAGGACGCGGACGCGGCGCTGATGATCGCGGTGGTGATCAGTGTGATCCGCATGGACGAGAGGGAGCGCGGCCACGACGACTGA
- a CDS encoding NHL domain-containing thioredoxin family protein, which produces MNDAAAPAPTPAPAPRRARVRAPELIGKGGWLNTGGHALTLAGLRGRVVILDFWTFCCINCLHVLDELRELEEKHRDTVVIIGVHSPKFVHEAEHRAVVDAVERYGVEHPVLDDPDLATWKQYAVRAWPTLVVIDPEGYVVAQHAGEGHAHAIERLVEELEAEHGAKGTLRRGDGPYVPPEPVATDLRFPGKAVALPGGNLLVSDTTRHQLVELAPDGESVVRRIGGDGRFKEPQGLALLPDGKVVVADTVHHALRTFDPVSGEIELIAGTGKQWWQGQPTSGPALDVDLSSPWDVAWWRGKVWIAMAGVHQLWTYDPQTRTVEVAAGTTNEGLVDGPGGEAWFAQPSGLAATEDRLWVADSETSALRYVDTEGAVHTAVGTGLFDFGHRDGDAAQALLQHPLGVTALPDGSVAVSDTYNHALRRYDPATGEVTTLATDVREPSDAVLVGDDIVVVESARHRLTRLRLPDEAVRVEAVAHRTQRAATEVAPGRLQLDVVFQAPAGQKLDTRYGPSTRLLVSATPPELLLAGDGTGTDLARELALNPEVGEGVLHVSAMAASCDDDPANEYPACHMHQQDWGVPVRIVEGGATRLPLVLAGMDSAGS; this is translated from the coding sequence ATGAACGACGCAGCAGCCCCGGCGCCCACCCCCGCGCCCGCGCCCCGACGTGCCCGTGTCCGCGCCCCCGAGCTGATCGGCAAGGGCGGCTGGCTGAACACGGGGGGCCACGCGCTCACCCTCGCCGGCCTGCGAGGCCGTGTGGTGATCCTCGATTTCTGGACGTTCTGCTGCATCAACTGCCTCCACGTCCTCGACGAGCTGCGCGAGCTGGAGGAGAAGCACCGGGACACCGTGGTGATCATCGGGGTGCACTCGCCGAAGTTCGTGCACGAGGCCGAGCACCGGGCCGTCGTCGACGCCGTCGAGCGGTACGGCGTGGAGCACCCCGTGCTTGACGACCCGGACCTCGCGACGTGGAAGCAGTACGCCGTCCGCGCCTGGCCCACGCTCGTGGTGATCGACCCCGAGGGGTACGTCGTCGCCCAGCACGCCGGTGAGGGGCATGCTCACGCCATCGAGCGGCTCGTGGAGGAGCTGGAGGCCGAGCACGGCGCGAAGGGCACGCTGCGGCGCGGCGACGGGCCCTACGTGCCGCCGGAGCCCGTCGCCACCGACCTGCGTTTCCCCGGCAAGGCCGTCGCGCTGCCCGGCGGAAACCTCCTGGTCTCCGACACCACCCGCCACCAGCTGGTCGAGCTCGCCCCCGACGGCGAGAGCGTCGTGCGGCGGATCGGCGGGGACGGTCGGTTCAAGGAGCCGCAGGGCCTCGCGCTGCTCCCGGACGGCAAGGTCGTCGTGGCCGACACCGTGCACCACGCGCTGCGCACCTTCGACCCCGTGAGCGGGGAGATCGAGCTGATCGCGGGCACCGGCAAGCAGTGGTGGCAGGGGCAGCCCACCTCCGGGCCCGCCCTCGACGTGGACCTCTCCTCGCCGTGGGACGTGGCCTGGTGGCGGGGCAAGGTGTGGATCGCCATGGCCGGGGTGCACCAGCTGTGGACGTACGACCCGCAGACGCGGACCGTCGAGGTCGCGGCCGGGACCACGAACGAGGGGCTTGTGGACGGGCCGGGCGGCGAGGCCTGGTTCGCGCAGCCGTCCGGGCTCGCGGCCACCGAGGACCGGCTGTGGGTCGCCGACTCGGAGACGTCCGCGCTGCGCTATGTCGACACCGAGGGCGCGGTGCACACCGCCGTCGGCACGGGCCTGTTCGACTTCGGACACCGCGACGGCGACGCCGCCCAGGCGCTGCTCCAGCACCCGCTCGGCGTCACCGCGCTGCCGGACGGCTCGGTCGCCGTGTCCGACACGTACAACCACGCGCTGCGCCGCTACGATCCGGCGACCGGCGAAGTGACCACGCTGGCAACGGACGTGAGGGAGCCGAGCGATGCGGTGCTCGTCGGTGACGACATCGTCGTCGTCGAGTCGGCGCGGCACCGGCTGACCCGGCTCCGGCTGCCCGACGAGGCGGTACGGGTCGAGGCGGTGGCGCACCGCACCCAGCGCGCGGCGACCGAAGTCGCCCCGGGGCGGCTTCAGTTGGACGTGGTGTTCCAGGCGCCGGCCGGGCAGAAGCTGGACACCCGCTACGGTCCGTCCACGCGGCTGCTGGTCTCTGCCACGCCGCCCGAGCTGCTGCTCGCCGGCGACGGCACCGGCACCGACCTCGCGCGCGAACTCGCCCTGAACCCGGAGGTCGGCGAGGGCGTCCTGCACGTGTCGGCGATGGCGGCGTCCTGCGACGACGACCCGGCCAACGAGTACCCGGCCTGCCACATGCACCAGCAGGACTGGGGTGTGCCGGTACGGATCGTCGAGGGCGGCGCGACACGGCTGCCGCTGGTGCTCGCCGGAATGGATTCCGCGGGGAGCTAG
- a CDS encoding DUF4232 domain-containing protein has protein sequence MTACTDGVPPAAPGAGAGSTTVAHGSSAPAPSGLPRERPGASTPTATSTAGPGAPGRSPAPSASGATPATPAAAPSTAVPSPSVGTGPATGRPGPADDGGEDARVFCSPTALSLVLRVANPPRAGGGSRSGADVRAPGEAVLVARNTSGHTCVLRGFPTLTFTDDAGRPSSASTPAKPFAKPFALHPGSGGVARVHYTARRGCRGIAVRVTLPGSATADSVPAVDAHGRPATLSVCGAAVRVGAFTPGFG, from the coding sequence ATGACCGCCTGCACCGACGGAGTCCCGCCGGCCGCGCCCGGCGCCGGGGCCGGCTCGACGACGGTCGCGCACGGCTCGTCCGCACCCGCACCGTCCGGCCTCCCGCGTGAGCGGCCCGGCGCATCCACCCCCACCGCGACCTCCACCGCCGGCCCCGGCGCACCGGGCCGGAGCCCGGCGCCGTCGGCGAGCGGCGCCACCCCGGCCACCCCGGCAGCCGCGCCGTCCACGGCCGTTCCGTCGCCGAGTGTCGGCACGGGGCCCGCCACCGGCCGTCCGGGTCCGGCGGACGACGGTGGCGAGGACGCCCGTGTCTTCTGCTCGCCCACCGCGCTGTCCCTCGTCCTGCGCGTCGCCAACCCACCGCGCGCAGGCGGTGGTTCACGTTCCGGCGCCGACGTCCGCGCACCGGGCGAGGCGGTCCTGGTGGCCCGCAACACCTCGGGCCACACCTGTGTCCTGCGCGGCTTCCCCACGCTGACCTTCACCGACGACGCCGGGCGGCCGTCGAGCGCCTCAACCCCGGCCAAGCCGTTCGCGAAGCCGTTCGCGCTGCATCCGGGCTCGGGCGGGGTGGCGCGGGTGCACTACACCGCCCGCCGGGGCTGCCGGGGCATCGCGGTGCGGGTGACGCTGCCCGGCTCCGCCACCGCGGACAGCGTGCCGGCCGTGGACGCGCACGGACGCCCGGCGACGCTGTCCGTGTGCGGGGCGGCCGTGCGCGTCGGCGCGTTCACACCGGGCTTCGGCTAG